The following are from one region of the Ananas comosus cultivar F153 linkage group 20, ASM154086v1, whole genome shotgun sequence genome:
- the LOC109725657 gene encoding branchpoint-bridging protein, with protein sequence METHAPQTLDLQIQTLAADPSPQTLGAHADPSHETLAPGGARQGSVERSAENGANSGGGGGGGGASGGEEDASSRRRRRSRWDPPSESDHSAGAATTSGGAGDGSTGGGGAGAGAGGRKRKSRWADEEPKPVVQLPDFMKDFTADLDPEVQLLNARLLEISRLLQSGGPLDDRPEGARSPSPEPIYDNMGVRINTREYRARERLNRERQEIISQLIRRNPAFKPPADYRPPKLQKKLYIPKDYPGYNFIGLIIGPRGNTQKRMERETGAKIVIRGKGSVKEGKLLQKRDMKPDPAENEDLHVLVEADTQEALEAAAGMVEKLLTPVDEVLNEHKRQQLRELAALNGTIRDDEFCRLCGEPGHRQFACPARTTTFKSDVLCKICGDGGHPTIDCPMKGSGKKMDDEYQNFLAELGGSVPESLTKSSSALPLLGSGSSGNTAANGVKKEYDETNLYIGYLPPTLDDDGLIRLFSSFGDIVMAKVIKDRTTGLSKGYGFVKYADVSQATQATKAMNGANIEGRTIAVRVAGKPPQPTVAPGPPAPPAPPYPSQQYMAGGQIANPPPPPPPGSYMPAPVPWGPPAPSPYAPYPPPPPPYGIHYPPPAQTVPPGTAPQTAIPSSEGMQNYPPGVQPPPPSSSMAAQPVPANVYGAAATSIPPTYPPPPYGYAPYYSAVPPVMPPPVDPSHSIASAPWASNPPPPPPPQPSSAAEQPASYGADTEYEKFMSEMK encoded by the exons atggaAACCCACGCCCCGCAAACCCTAGATctccaaatccaaaccctagcggCCGATCCCTCCCCGCAAACACTAGGGGCCCACGCCGACCCCTCCCACGAAACCCTAGCCCCGGGCGGCGCGCGCCAGGGCTCCGTCGAACGCTCGGCGGAGAACGGCGCCAacagcggcggcggtggcggcgggggCGGAGCGTCCGGGGGGGAGGAGGACGCGagtagccgccgccgccgccggagccgatGGGACCCCCCGTCGGAGAGCGACCactccgccggcgccgccaccactagcggcggcgccggcgacggaTCCACCGGCGGTGGAGGCGCCGGCGCTGGGGCTGgggggaggaagaggaagtCGCGGTGGGCCGACGAGGAGCCGAAGCCGGTGGTGCAGCTCCCGGACTTCATGAAGGACTTCACCGCCGATCTCGATCCCGAGGTGCAGCTCCTCAACGCGCGGCTCCTCGAGATCAGCCGCCTCCTACAATCCGGAGGCCCCCTCGACGATCGCCCCGAGGGGGCGCGGTCGCCGTCCCCCGAGCCCATCTATGATAACATGGGGGTCCGGATCAACACAAGGGAGTACCGCGCCCGCGAGCGGCTGAACAGGGAGCGGCAGGAGATCATCTCCCAGCTCATCCGGCGGAACCCCGCATTCAAGCCCCCGGCCGATTACCGGCCGCCGAAGCTCCAGAAGAAGTTATACATTCCAAAGGACTACCCAG GTTATAACTTTATTGGCCTTATTATCGGGCCGAGGGGGAACACCCAGAAGAGGATGGAGAGGGAGACGGGGGCCAAGATTGTGATCCGGGGTAAAGGTTCAGTGAAAGAAGGGAAATTGCTGCAGAAGAGGGACATGAAGCCGGACCCTGCGGAAAATGAGGATTTGCATGTTCTAGTAGAGGCAGATACACAAGAAGCTTTGGAGGCTGCAGCTGGTATGGTGGAGAAGCTTCTTACTCCTGTTGATGAGGTGTTGAATGAGCATAAGAGGCAGCAGCTGAGGGAACTCGCAGCACTCAATG gtACGATCAGAGACGACGAGTTCTGTAGGTTATGTGGCGAGCCTGGGCACCGGCAATTCGCTTGCCCCGCACGTACAACAACTTTCAAGAGTGATGTATTGTGTAAGATTTGTGGAGATGGTGGGCATCCCACCATAGATTGCCCTATGAAAGGATCTGGCAAGAAGATGGACGACGAGTACCAGAATTTCTTGGCTGAATTAGGTGGGAGCGTCCCAGAATCTCTAACAAAGTCGAGCTCAGCACTTCCTCTGCTTGGTTCGGGCAGTTCAGGAAACACGGCTGCGAATGGTGTTAAGAAAGAGTATGATGAGACAAACTTGTATATTGGGTATCTCCCTCCTACCCTTGATGATGATGGATTGATCCGCTTGTTCTCGTCCTTTGGGGATATTGTGATGGCGAAGGTTATTAAGGATAGGACCACCGGGCTTAGCAAAGGTTATGGCTTTGTGAAATATGCAGATGTGTCCCAGGCCACTCAAGCAACCAAAGCCATGAATGGGGCGAATATTGAAGGGAGAACTATAGCTGTAAGAGTAGCTGGTAAGCCTCCTCAGCCCACCGTGGCCCCCGGACCTCCGGCGCCCCCAGCACCACCATACCCTTCTCAGCAGTATATGGCTGGAGGGCAAATTGCCAACCCACCACCCCCACCACCCCCTGGAAGTTATATGCCCGCTCCTGTGCCTTGGGGGCCGCCGGCTCCTTCTCCGTATGCTCCATATCCTCCACCACCCCCTCCTTATGGAATACATTATCCACCGCCAGCTCAGACTGTTCCTCCCGGCACTGCACCGCAAACAGCAATACCTTCTAGTGAAGGGATGCAGAATTACCCTCCTGGTGTGCAACCACCGCCACCAAGTTCTTCCATGGCAGCTCAGCCTGTGCCTGCCAATGTATATGGTGCTGCAGCTACAAGCATTCCGCCAACCTATCCACCACCTCCATATGGCTATGCGCCTTATTATTCTGCTGTTCCTCCGGTTATGCCACCGCCTGTTGATCCATCTCACAGCATTGCAAGTGCACCTTGGGCTTCAAACCCTCCGCCACCCCCACCTCCTCAGCCTTCGTCTGCAGCAGAGCAGCCGGCGTCTTATGGTGCTGATACTGAGTATGAGAAGTTCATGTCGGAGATGAAGTGA